The proteins below are encoded in one region of Streptomyces cyanogenus:
- the glgC gene encoding glucose-1-phosphate adenylyltransferase, with protein MRRGGPSVLGIVLAGGEGKRLMPLTADRAKPAVTFGGTYRLVDFVLSNLVNADVLRICVLTQYKSHSLDRHITTTWRMSNLLGNYVTPVPAQQRLGPRWYLGSADAILQSLNLVHDEQPEYVAVFGADHVYRMDPRQMLAQHIEGGAGVTVAGIRVPRAESSSFGVITPGADGRGVERFLEKPADPPGLPDDPETVFASMGNYIFTTKALIEALQRDAEDSQSVHDMGGSILPQLTARGEAQLYDFSDNHVPGETSRDQGYWRDVGTLDAYYEAHMDLIAERPAFNLYNRQWPVYTHSYQLSPARFNAGGIASESIISAGCLIRGQVTRSVLSPGVRVDPGAVVQGSVLHDNVHIGRGAVVRGAVLDKNVEVPPGATIGVNPERDAELYTVSKGGVIALGKGQRVP; from the coding sequence ATGCGTCGTGGAGGGCCTTCCGTACTAGGAATCGTGCTGGCGGGCGGCGAGGGCAAGCGCCTGATGCCGCTGACCGCGGACCGCGCCAAGCCGGCCGTCACCTTCGGCGGCACCTACCGGCTCGTCGACTTCGTCCTGTCCAACCTCGTCAACGCCGACGTGCTGCGCATCTGTGTGCTCACCCAGTACAAGTCGCACTCGCTGGACCGGCACATCACCACCACCTGGCGGATGTCCAACCTGCTCGGCAACTACGTGACCCCGGTTCCGGCCCAGCAGCGCCTCGGCCCGCGCTGGTACCTGGGCAGCGCCGACGCGATCCTGCAGTCGCTGAACCTCGTCCACGACGAACAGCCCGAGTACGTCGCCGTGTTCGGCGCCGACCACGTGTACCGCATGGACCCGCGGCAGATGCTCGCGCAGCACATCGAGGGCGGCGCGGGCGTGACGGTGGCCGGCATCCGGGTGCCGCGGGCGGAGTCCTCCTCCTTCGGGGTGATCACACCGGGCGCGGACGGCCGTGGTGTCGAGCGCTTCCTGGAGAAGCCGGCGGACCCCCCGGGGCTCCCGGACGACCCGGAGACCGTCTTCGCCTCGATGGGCAACTACATCTTCACCACCAAGGCCCTGATCGAGGCGTTGCAGCGGGACGCCGAGGACAGCCAGTCGGTGCACGACATGGGCGGCTCGATCCTGCCCCAGCTCACCGCGCGCGGCGAGGCGCAGCTGTACGACTTCAGTGACAACCACGTGCCCGGCGAGACCAGCCGTGACCAGGGCTACTGGCGGGACGTGGGCACCCTGGACGCCTACTACGAGGCGCACATGGACCTGATCGCCGAGCGCCCCGCGTTCAACCTCTACAACCGTCAGTGGCCTGTCTACACGCACTCCTACCAGCTGTCCCCGGCCCGGTTCAACGCGGGCGGCATCGCGAGCGAGTCCATCATCAGCGCGGGCTGCCTGATCCGCGGTCAGGTCACCCGGTCCGTGCTGTCACCGGGCGTACGGGTCGACCCGGGCGCGGTCGTGCAGGGCTCGGTGCTGCACGACAACGTGCACATCGGCCGGGGAGCGGTCGTGCGCGGTGCCGTGCTGGACAAGAACGTCGAGGTGCCGCCCGGCGCGACGATCGGCGTCAACCCGGAGCGCGACGCCGAGCTGTACACCGTCTCCAAGGGCGGCGTCATCGCACTGGGCAAGGGGCAGCGGGTGCCGTAG
- a CDS encoding GH92 family glycosyl hydrolase — MRGTRRTRLCLAGVMAASALIATPAARAAERTDGHLTDLVNPFIGTQNEGNTFPGAAVPFGMVQLSPDTGHNTGYDYAQNRIRGFSLVHLSGVGCRIGGDLPVLPTTGDVTQTDYARYAAAFSHDDEQASPGYYRVGLASGIRAELTATARTGVQRYTFPATDKANVLLNAAQSLHKPVSSSVQILDDRTVRTEITGHGFCRDSGPYTVYTITRFSRPFTAYGAWDGGTVTPGARSGAGGAYVRFDTTKDRTVEATTALSYVDSRGAAGNLRAEGGRSFDAVRHRAREEWEARLSAVRVRGGTPALRRTFYSSLYRSYLAPNTGSDADGRYFGWDRRTHRAQGFTYYQNWSLWDTYRTQAQLLALLAPREARDMARSVVAIDEDGGWLPKWGYGPVETNVMSGDPVTPFLTTAYRMGLLKGFEERAYRALKKNADGVPPAEYPGIGREANAEYIANGFAPYIKDRPLAKMGDSDYHHGASVTLEYALADAMLAQMARGLGHADDAARYAARSRNYRNVFDPATGFFRARDAAGAFTGSPDPARGTGFHEGTAWQYQWLVPQDVPGMVGLIGGTSAANVRLDTFFAYDRLLADPERTAREVWVHGDPYAYYNAAVYNPMNEPDLVAPYTYLSTGQPWKTTDVVHAALTLFTDSPTGMTGNDDLGTMSAWNVLSSIGLFPVQPGYDTWGLTTPVFERVDLALDRRYWPGGRLTVTAPGTSAADRYVQAVHTDGTPHGRTYLTTGALRSLRSLAFTVGPRPSEWGTSPEAAPPVLR; from the coding sequence ATGAGAGGGACCCGGCGCACGCGGCTGTGCCTGGCCGGGGTGATGGCAGCGTCCGCGCTGATCGCCACCCCCGCCGCACGGGCCGCCGAGCGGACCGACGGCCACCTCACCGACCTGGTCAACCCGTTCATCGGGACCCAGAACGAGGGCAACACCTTCCCCGGCGCGGCCGTGCCCTTCGGCATGGTGCAACTCTCCCCGGACACCGGGCACAACACCGGCTACGACTACGCGCAGAACCGTATCCGCGGCTTCTCCCTGGTCCACCTCTCGGGCGTGGGCTGCCGGATCGGCGGGGACCTGCCCGTGCTGCCCACCACCGGCGACGTCACACAGACGGACTACGCCCGGTACGCGGCGGCCTTCTCGCACGACGACGAGCAGGCGAGCCCCGGCTACTACCGGGTCGGCCTCGCCTCCGGTATCCGCGCCGAACTGACCGCCACCGCCCGCACCGGCGTACAGCGCTACACCTTCCCGGCCACCGACAAGGCCAACGTCCTGCTGAACGCCGCCCAGTCGCTGCACAAGCCGGTGAGCAGTTCCGTGCAGATCCTGGACGACCGCACCGTGCGCACCGAGATCACCGGCCACGGCTTCTGCCGGGACAGCGGCCCCTACACGGTGTACACGATCACCCGCTTCAGCCGGCCCTTCACCGCCTACGGCGCCTGGGACGGCGGGACCGTCACGCCGGGCGCCCGGAGCGGGGCCGGCGGCGCCTACGTCCGCTTCGACACCACCAAGGACCGCACGGTCGAGGCGACCACCGCCCTGTCGTACGTCGACTCGCGCGGCGCCGCCGGCAACCTGCGCGCCGAGGGCGGCCGGTCCTTCGACGCCGTACGGCACCGGGCCCGGGAGGAGTGGGAGGCCCGGCTCTCCGCCGTCCGGGTGAGGGGCGGCACGCCCGCGCTGCGCCGCACCTTCTACTCCTCGCTGTACCGGTCGTACCTCGCGCCCAACACCGGCAGCGACGCCGACGGCCGCTACTTCGGCTGGGACCGCCGTACCCACCGCGCCCAGGGCTTCACGTACTACCAGAACTGGTCGCTGTGGGACACCTACCGCACCCAGGCCCAGCTGCTCGCCCTGCTCGCCCCGCGCGAGGCCCGGGACATGGCCAGGTCGGTGGTGGCGATCGACGAGGACGGCGGGTGGCTGCCCAAGTGGGGGTACGGCCCGGTCGAGACGAACGTCATGAGCGGCGACCCGGTCACCCCGTTCCTGACCACCGCCTACCGGATGGGGCTGCTCAAGGGCTTCGAGGAGCGGGCCTACCGCGCGCTGAAGAAGAACGCCGACGGGGTGCCGCCCGCCGAGTACCCGGGCATCGGCCGGGAGGCCAACGCCGAGTACATCGCGAACGGTTTCGCGCCCTACATCAAGGACCGCCCGCTGGCCAAGATGGGCGACTCCGACTACCACCACGGCGCCTCCGTCACCCTGGAGTACGCGCTCGCCGACGCGATGCTCGCCCAGATGGCCCGCGGCCTCGGGCACGCGGACGACGCGGCCCGCTACGCCGCCCGCTCGCGCAACTACCGGAACGTCTTCGACCCCGCCACCGGCTTCTTCCGCGCCCGCGACGCCGCCGGCGCCTTCACCGGCTCGCCCGACCCGGCCCGCGGCACCGGCTTCCACGAGGGCACGGCCTGGCAGTACCAGTGGCTGGTGCCCCAGGACGTCCCGGGCATGGTCGGCCTGATCGGCGGCACGAGCGCGGCCAACGTCCGCCTGGACACCTTCTTCGCCTACGACCGGCTGCTCGCCGACCCGGAGCGCACCGCCCGCGAGGTGTGGGTGCACGGCGACCCGTACGCGTACTACAACGCCGCCGTGTACAACCCGATGAACGAGCCGGACCTCGTCGCGCCCTACACGTACCTGTCCACCGGCCAGCCCTGGAAGACCACCGACGTGGTGCACGCGGCGCTGACCCTGTTCACCGACAGCCCCACCGGCATGACCGGCAACGACGACCTCGGCACCATGTCCGCCTGGAACGTCCTGTCGTCCATCGGGCTCTTCCCGGTCCAGCCCGGCTACGACACCTGGGGCCTGACCACCCCGGTCTTCGAGCGCGTCGACCTGGCCCTGGACCGCCGCTACTGGCCCGGCGGCCGGCTGACGGTGACCGCGCCCGGCACCTCGGCCGCCGACCGCTATGTCCAGGCCGTGCACACGGACGGGACACCGCACGGACGGACCTACCTGACCACCGGTGCGCTGCGCTCCCTGCGCTCGCTGGCGTTCACGGTCGGCCCGCGCCCGTCGGAGTGGGGTACGTCACCCGAAGCGGCGCCGCCCGTTCTGAGGTGA
- a CDS encoding wax ester/triacylglycerol synthase family O-acyltransferase encodes MTSDLLAPLDLAFWNMESDRHPMHLGALGVFAAHSPTAGAHAADLLAARAAAVPGLRMRIRDTWQPLAFGGATRESDPDFDPLNHVRLHAPTGDFQAAAGRLMERPLERGRPPWEAHVLPGEDGVSFAVLFKFHHALADGLRALKLAAGVLDPVDLPERAPRAIEPPHGLLSDVRRLPARVPGLIRGALSDVGQVLDIGASLALSTLGMRPTAALASASSGTRRTAGVVLDIDDVHRVRKSAGGTVNDVLIAVVAGALRRWLDERGDGSKGVAPRALIPVSRRRPHAAQRQGNRLSGYLMRLPVHEPDPLGRLETVRTAMVRNKDAGPNRGAGAVALLADHVPALGHRLGGPLVGQAARLWFDILVTSVPLPGLGLRLGGHELTEVYPLAPLAPGQALAVAISTYRGRVHYGLVADARAVPDLDRFAHAVSAEVETLLAVCDR; translated from the coding sequence TTGACTTCCGACCTGCTCGCTCCACTCGACCTGGCCTTCTGGAACATGGAGTCCGACCGGCACCCGATGCACCTCGGGGCGCTCGGTGTCTTCGCGGCGCACTCGCCCACCGCCGGCGCCCACGCCGCCGACCTGCTCGCCGCCCGCGCCGCCGCCGTACCCGGCCTGCGGATGCGTATCCGCGACACCTGGCAGCCGCTCGCCTTCGGCGGCGCGACCCGCGAGAGCGACCCGGACTTCGACCCGCTGAACCACGTACGGCTGCACGCTCCGACCGGCGACTTCCAGGCGGCCGCCGGCCGGCTGATGGAGCGCCCGCTGGAACGCGGCAGGCCGCCGTGGGAGGCGCATGTGCTGCCCGGCGAGGACGGGGTGTCCTTCGCCGTGCTGTTCAAGTTCCACCACGCCCTCGCCGACGGGCTGCGCGCGCTGAAGCTCGCCGCCGGCGTGCTGGACCCCGTCGACCTGCCCGAGCGTGCGCCCCGCGCCATCGAACCGCCGCACGGCCTGCTGTCCGACGTGCGGCGGCTGCCCGCGCGGGTGCCCGGGCTGATCAGGGGCGCGCTGTCCGACGTCGGCCAGGTCCTGGACATCGGCGCCTCGCTCGCCCTGTCCACGCTCGGCATGCGCCCGACCGCCGCGCTGGCCTCCGCGTCGAGCGGCACCCGCCGCACCGCCGGGGTCGTCCTCGACATCGACGACGTGCACCGGGTGCGCAAGAGCGCCGGCGGCACCGTCAACGACGTCCTCATCGCCGTCGTCGCCGGGGCGCTGCGGCGCTGGCTGGACGAGCGCGGCGACGGCAGCAAGGGCGTGGCGCCCCGCGCGCTGATCCCCGTCTCCCGGCGCCGCCCGCACGCCGCCCAGCGGCAGGGCAACCGGCTCTCCGGGTACCTGATGCGGCTTCCGGTGCACGAGCCCGACCCGCTCGGCCGGCTGGAGACCGTGCGGACGGCGATGGTGCGCAACAAGGACGCGGGCCCCAACCGGGGCGCCGGCGCGGTGGCGCTGCTCGCCGACCATGTGCCGGCGCTCGGCCACCGGCTCGGCGGGCCGCTGGTCGGGCAGGCGGCCCGGCTGTGGTTCGACATCCTGGTCACCAGCGTGCCGCTGCCCGGTCTGGGGCTCCGGCTCGGCGGGCACGAGCTGACCGAGGTGTATCCGCTGGCTCCGCTGGCGCCCGGGCAGGCACTGGCGGTGGCGATCTCGACGTATCGCGGGCGCGTGCACTACGGGCTGGTCGCCGATGCGCGGGCGGTGCCGGACCTGGACCGGTTCGCTCACGCGGTGTCGGCGGAGGTCGAGACACTGCTGGCGGTGTGCGACCGCTGA
- a CDS encoding SDR family NAD(P)-dependent oxidoreductase → MTVTEDGSASMDMPTEASVDELVHGPGIDPERLAVCLSVLQELDRLDVDHPDAIAVRRATSHIYRTVKQRRRQERRAAKTAHDRAVTEATATGSAERIDDETEGILPSSKVEAGKIAGILQRPRSCYTCKARYVEVDYFYHQLCPDCARVNRAKRDARADLTGKRALLTGGRAKIGMYIALRLLRDGAHTTITTRFPKDAIRRFKAMEDSADWMHRLEVVGIDLRDPAQAVALADQVAEAGPLDILINNATQTVRRLPSAYAALVEGESAPLPAGELPAHHVIGAFNSGAVDGLAALPLGTSGLDAQKVADLALVAGNASVARHLDGTAIDAGGLLPDVVDSNTWVQTIDQISPVELLETQLCNYTAPFILISKLRPAMADAAKKAASGRAYIVNVSAMEGVFSRGYKGAGHPNTNAAKAAMNMVTRTSAQEMFETHAILMTSVDTGWITDERPHYDKLRLAEAGFHAPLDLVDGAARVYDPVVRGEAGEDLYGVFMKDYAPGKW, encoded by the coding sequence ATGACGGTGACAGAGGACGGCTCGGCGTCCATGGACATGCCCACGGAGGCCTCCGTGGACGAGCTGGTCCACGGGCCCGGTATCGACCCCGAGCGGCTGGCCGTCTGCCTGAGCGTGCTGCAGGAGCTGGACCGGCTCGACGTCGACCACCCCGACGCGATCGCGGTCCGCCGGGCCACCTCGCACATCTACCGGACGGTGAAGCAGCGCCGCCGCCAGGAGCGCCGGGCCGCGAAGACCGCGCACGACCGCGCCGTGACGGAGGCCACCGCCACCGGCTCCGCCGAGCGCATCGACGACGAGACCGAGGGCATCCTGCCCTCCTCCAAGGTCGAGGCCGGCAAGATCGCGGGGATACTCCAGCGCCCGCGCTCCTGCTACACCTGCAAGGCGCGATACGTGGAAGTCGACTACTTCTACCACCAGCTCTGTCCGGACTGCGCCCGCGTCAACCGCGCCAAGCGGGACGCCCGCGCCGACCTCACCGGCAAGCGCGCCCTGCTCACCGGCGGACGGGCCAAGATCGGCATGTACATCGCGCTGCGCCTGCTGCGCGACGGCGCGCACACGACGATCACCACCCGGTTCCCGAAGGACGCCATCCGCCGTTTCAAGGCGATGGAGGACTCGGCGGACTGGATGCACCGCCTGGAGGTCGTCGGCATCGACCTGCGCGACCCGGCCCAGGCCGTCGCCCTGGCCGATCAGGTCGCCGAGGCGGGCCCGCTGGACATCCTGATCAACAACGCCACGCAGACCGTACGCCGCCTGCCCTCCGCCTACGCCGCCCTGGTCGAGGGCGAGAGCGCCCCGCTGCCCGCCGGGGAGCTGCCCGCCCACCACGTGATCGGCGCCTTCAACTCCGGCGCGGTCGACGGCCTGGCAGCGCTGCCCCTGGGCACCAGCGGCCTGGACGCCCAGAAGGTCGCCGACCTCGCGCTGGTCGCCGGCAACGCCAGCGTCGCCCGGCACCTCGACGGCACAGCCATCGACGCGGGCGGCCTGCTCCCCGACGTCGTCGACAGCAACACCTGGGTGCAGACGATCGACCAGATCTCCCCCGTGGAGCTGCTGGAGACCCAGCTGTGCAACTACACGGCGCCGTTCATCCTGATCAGCAAGCTCCGCCCGGCCATGGCCGATGCCGCGAAGAAGGCGGCGAGCGGACGGGCGTACATCGTGAACGTCTCGGCCATGGAAGGCGTCTTCAGCCGTGGCTACAAGGGCGCGGGCCACCCCAACACCAACGCCGCCAAGGCCGCGATGAACATGGTGACGCGGACGAGTGCCCAGGAGATGTTCGAGACCCACGCCATCCTCATGACCTCGGTCGACACCGGCTGGATCACCGACGAGCGCCCCCACTACGACAAGCTGCGCCTCGCCGAGGCAGGCTTCCACGCACCGCTCGACCTGGTCGACGGCGCCGCCCGCGTCTACGACCCGGTGGTGCGCGGCGAGGCGGGCGAGGACCTGTACGGCGTCTTCATGAAGGACTACGCGCCCGGCAAGTGGTGA
- a CDS encoding amidase, translating to MSSWAGRSAVEIAAAVREKRVTPREVVAEHLARIERLDGRVGAFRKVRAQAALAEADEVASRADLDGLPLAGVPLAVKDNLAVCGESARNGSAATPDAPAGEDHVTVARLRAAGAVVVGLTNVPELCVFGTTEGPYGIARNPWDLSRTAGGSSGGSAAAVAAGLVPLALGNDGMGSLRIPAANCGLVTLKPGHGVVPAGIGNGDWFGMSENGPLATTVGDLRLMLAVLADREFAPTEERPRRRIAAAVRSPLAGVGVSRPYTIAVRQAAGVLARAGHQVRRAEPPYPLSLGVTALRHWTAGTAVDAEGLDRTRLARRTRVHAAVGRPFVRRVRTGEARERLRARLTPFFTEYDVLLTPALARRSPQAGPWHERGWLPNVLANTAYSPFTPPWNLTGWPAMSVPAGTLPSGAPCAVQLVGRPGTEALLLDLAEELEELSPWQRTAPVTGRT from the coding sequence GTGAGCAGTTGGGCCGGCCGGAGTGCCGTCGAGATCGCCGCCGCCGTCCGTGAGAAGCGGGTCACGCCACGGGAGGTGGTGGCCGAGCATCTCGCGCGGATCGAGCGGCTCGACGGCCGGGTAGGGGCGTTCCGGAAGGTCCGGGCACAGGCGGCGCTCGCCGAGGCCGACGAGGTGGCCTCCCGCGCCGATCTGGACGGACTCCCGCTCGCCGGCGTGCCGTTGGCGGTCAAGGACAACCTGGCGGTGTGCGGCGAGTCCGCCCGCAACGGCTCCGCCGCCACCCCGGACGCCCCGGCCGGCGAGGACCATGTGACGGTGGCCCGGCTGCGTGCGGCCGGTGCGGTGGTCGTCGGCCTGACGAACGTGCCCGAGCTGTGCGTCTTCGGCACCACGGAGGGCCCGTACGGCATCGCCCGCAATCCGTGGGACCTCTCCCGTACGGCGGGCGGCTCCTCCGGCGGCAGCGCGGCGGCGGTCGCGGCGGGGCTGGTGCCGCTCGCGCTCGGCAACGACGGCATGGGCTCCCTGCGCATCCCGGCCGCGAACTGCGGGCTGGTCACGCTGAAGCCGGGGCACGGGGTGGTGCCGGCCGGGATCGGCAACGGCGACTGGTTCGGGATGTCGGAGAACGGCCCGCTGGCCACGACGGTCGGGGATCTGCGGCTGATGCTGGCGGTCCTCGCGGACAGGGAGTTCGCGCCCACGGAGGAGCGGCCCCGCCGGAGGATCGCCGCCGCGGTGCGCAGCCCGCTCGCCGGGGTCGGCGTGAGCCGGCCGTATACGATCGCGGTCCGGCAGGCGGCCGGGGTGCTGGCCCGGGCCGGGCACCAGGTGCGGCGGGCCGAGCCGCCGTACCCGCTCTCGCTCGGCGTGACCGCGCTGCGGCACTGGACGGCAGGCACGGCGGTGGACGCCGAGGGGCTGGACAGGACACGGCTGGCCCGCCGCACCCGGGTGCACGCGGCCGTGGGCCGCCCGTTCGTCCGCCGGGTCCGCACCGGCGAGGCCCGCGAACGGCTGCGGGCCCGGCTGACGCCGTTCTTCACCGAGTACGACGTGCTGCTCACCCCGGCGCTGGCCCGCCGCTCCCCGCAGGCCGGCCCGTGGCACGAGCGTGGCTGGCTGCCCAACGTGCTGGCGAACACCGCCTATTCGCCGTTCACCCCGCCGTGGAACCTGACCGGCTGGCCCGCGATGTCCGTCCCGGCCGGCACCCTGCCCTCGGGCGCCCCCTGCGCCGTGCAGCTCGTGGGCCGGCCGGGCACGGAGGCCCTGCTGCTCGATCTGGCCGAGGAACTGGAGGAGCTGAGCCCGTGGCAGCGGACGGCCCCCGTGACCGGCCGGACCTGA
- a CDS encoding LacI family DNA-binding transcriptional regulator encodes MKDIARRAGVSESAVSFALNGRPGVSEATRARVRRVAEQLGWRPSTAARALSGEGAATVGFVLARPAHTLGVDSFFLQLVSGIQEVLAERHLGLLFQVAQDVSDECAVYRRWWAEHRVDGVLVADPRADDPRPDLLDELGLPAVVIGGAPDERHPGLSTVWADDAGAMASVVDELTALGHRRIVHIAGLPDLAHTRRRIATLRAEAERRGLSEVRSVTTDYSDTEGAAVTRRVLNSPAPPTALIYDNDVMAVAGVSAAAELGCRVPEDVSVVSWEDSALCRMVAPRLSALSRDSAEFGRTAARELLALLDGAPARAVGVPVPRLTGRGSTGAVRPGSPVGTAP; translated from the coding sequence ATGAAGGACATCGCCCGGCGCGCCGGGGTCTCCGAGAGCGCCGTGTCCTTCGCGCTCAACGGCCGCCCCGGCGTGTCCGAGGCCACCCGCGCCCGGGTCCGCCGGGTCGCCGAGCAGCTCGGCTGGCGCCCCAGCACGGCCGCCCGCGCCCTGTCCGGAGAGGGCGCGGCGACGGTCGGCTTCGTCCTGGCCCGCCCCGCCCACACGCTGGGCGTGGACTCGTTCTTCCTCCAGCTCGTCTCCGGCATCCAGGAGGTCCTGGCCGAGCGGCACCTGGGCCTGCTCTTCCAGGTGGCGCAGGACGTGAGCGACGAGTGCGCGGTGTACCGGCGCTGGTGGGCGGAGCACCGGGTGGACGGCGTCCTGGTGGCCGACCCGCGCGCCGACGACCCGCGCCCCGACCTGCTGGACGAACTCGGCCTGCCCGCCGTGGTGATCGGCGGCGCACCGGACGAACGCCACCCCGGTCTGTCCACCGTCTGGGCGGACGACGCGGGCGCGATGGCCTCCGTCGTGGACGAGCTGACCGCCCTCGGCCACCGGCGGATCGTGCACATCGCCGGCCTTCCGGACCTGGCCCACACCCGGCGCCGGATCGCCACCCTGCGCGCGGAGGCGGAGCGGCGCGGGCTGTCCGAGGTCCGATCGGTGACCACGGACTACTCCGACACCGAGGGCGCCGCGGTCACCCGCCGGGTCCTGAACTCCCCGGCTCCTCCGACCGCGTTGATCTACGACAACGACGTGATGGCGGTGGCCGGGGTCTCGGCGGCGGCCGAACTCGGCTGCCGCGTACCGGAGGACGTCTCCGTCGTCTCCTGGGAGGACTCGGCGCTGTGCCGCATGGTCGCCCCGCGGCTGTCCGCCCTGTCCCGTGACAGCGCCGAGTTCGGCCGCACGGCGGCCCGGGAGCTGCTGGCCCTGCTGGACGGCGCCCCGGCACGGGCGGTGGGGGTACCGGTGCCGCGGCTGACGGGGCGGGGCAGCACGGGTGCCGTGCGCCCCGGCAGCCCGGTCGGCACGGCGCCCTGA
- a CDS encoding ABC transporter substrate-binding protein yields the protein MPMSRRALTAAAVALVLPLSACGSGGDDGGTTDASGKVEGDITFQTWNLRANFKPYFESLIADFENKYPGTHVKWVDQPAEGYPDKLSADAAGGTLPDVVNVSPDLVAPLAEAGLALDLDKAAAQYRSEYLPGAWAGHRIPGKKGMYAFPWYLNTGPLFYNKALFRQAGLDPEQPPKTYDELFADALRMAGQSDGKVATLANVPTIEDFGRYGVPLMNEQGTAFTFNDAKGVELLTRYKQLYDAKALDPQALTATGESAGKKFLTGAVAMNPGSALDLGNFKKNAPSLYRNIGITDQITSTGHVNMYVMGVMVNSRTRHTPAAVAFAHFVTDARHQMSFAKQVAIFPSTAGSLDDPYFTKEDGTDETRVRVAAAKSLKNAVNYTPVLFSEQMKTALRNEVAKALQGKESPKEALDNAVNAADRLLRQG from the coding sequence GTGCCCATGTCCCGCAGAGCCCTCACCGCCGCTGCCGTCGCCCTCGTCCTGCCGCTGAGCGCCTGCGGCTCGGGTGGTGACGACGGCGGTACGACCGACGCCTCCGGCAAGGTGGAGGGCGACATCACCTTCCAGACCTGGAACCTGCGCGCCAACTTCAAGCCGTACTTCGAGAGCCTGATCGCCGACTTCGAGAACAAGTATCCGGGCACCCACGTGAAATGGGTCGACCAGCCCGCCGAGGGCTACCCGGACAAGCTCAGCGCCGACGCGGCCGGCGGCACCCTGCCCGACGTCGTCAACGTCTCCCCGGACCTGGTCGCCCCGCTCGCCGAGGCCGGCCTCGCCCTCGACCTCGACAAGGCAGCCGCCCAGTACAGGTCCGAGTACCTGCCGGGCGCTTGGGCCGGCCATCGAATACCGGGCAAGAAAGGCATGTACGCCTTCCCCTGGTACCTCAACACCGGCCCGCTCTTCTACAACAAGGCGCTGTTCCGGCAGGCCGGACTCGACCCGGAGCAGCCGCCGAAGACGTACGACGAACTCTTCGCCGACGCCCTGCGGATGGCCGGGCAGAGCGACGGCAAGGTAGCCACCCTCGCCAACGTGCCCACCATCGAGGACTTCGGCCGCTACGGCGTCCCGCTGATGAACGAGCAGGGCACCGCCTTCACCTTCAACGACGCCAAGGGTGTCGAACTGCTCACCAGATACAAGCAGTTGTACGACGCCAAGGCCCTCGACCCGCAGGCGCTGACCGCCACCGGGGAGTCGGCGGGCAAGAAGTTCCTCACCGGCGCCGTCGCCATGAACCCCGGCAGCGCCCTGGACCTCGGCAACTTCAAGAAGAACGCGCCGAGCCTGTACCGGAACATCGGCATCACCGACCAGATCACCAGCACCGGGCACGTCAACATGTACGTGATGGGTGTGATGGTCAACTCCCGCACCCGGCACACCCCGGCCGCGGTCGCCTTCGCGCACTTCGTCACCGACGCGCGGCACCAGATGTCCTTCGCCAAGCAGGTCGCCATCTTCCCGAGCACCGCCGGCTCCCTCGACGACCCGTACTTCACCAAGGAGGACGGCACCGACGAGACCCGGGTACGCGTCGCCGCCGCCAAGTCCCTGAAGAACGCGGTCAACTACACGCCGGTGCTGTTCAGCGAGCAGATGAAGACCGCGCTGCGCAACGAGGTCGCCAAGGCGCTCCAGGGCAAGGAGAGCCCGAAGGAAGCCCTCGACAACGCTGTCAACGCCGCCGACCGGCTGCTCCGGCAGGGCTGA